The Daucus carota subsp. sativus chromosome 9, DH1 v3.0, whole genome shotgun sequence genome window below encodes:
- the LOC108201571 gene encoding myb-related protein MYBAS1 → MSKKASYKDARREINSKEVDEQMINSCDDQEEETMIEDLRRGTWTAEEDMALMNYISHHGEGRWNSLAHSAGLKRTGKSCRLRWLNYLRPDVRRGDITLEEQLMILELHSHWGNRWSKIAQQLPGRTDNEIKNYWRTRVQKHAKQLKCDVNSKQFKDFMRYVWMPRLVERIQAARGDSTGKATTGNSTFAKATDSNDNINNLSVPSQVIIMRETDSMMCDNLESMVQSETNNPSSLPPENISTTASLTPDSCTNLFLDLIRVMLGPQKLIQKYAQNDVDSTIICAIFCGPSITHLINPIQDSYFSVELGFTDTLMSPVGYYNQGFGYDQFTEQKTSNPWMDSGEISDNFWSAGDIWILN, encoded by the exons ATGAGCAAGAAAGCATCATATAAGGATGCTAGAAGAGAAATAAATTCAAAGGAAGTAGATGAGCAGATGATAAATAGTTGTGATGATCAAGAGGAAGAAACGATGATCGAAGATCTTCGGAGAGGCACGTGGACTGCTGAAGAAGATATGGCTCTCATGAATTACATCTCTCACCATGGTGAAGGCCGTTGGAATTCTCTCGCTCATTCAGCAG GACTGAAAAGAACCGGAAAGAGCTGCAGATTAAGGTGGCTGAATTATTTACGTCCAGATGTTCGACGTGGAGACATCACACTTGAAGAACAACTCATGATCCTCGAACTTCATTCTCATTGGGGTAACCG ATGGTCAAAAATTGCGCAACAATTGCCGGGAAGAACGGATAACGAGATCAAAAACTATTGGAGGACAAGAGTTCAAAAACATGCCAAACAGCTCAAATGTGACGTGAATAGCAAGCAATTTAAGGACTTCATGCGTTACGTTTGGATGCCTCGATTAGTCGAGAGAATTCAAGCTGCTAGAGGCGATAGTACTGGTAAGGCCACCACCGGAAATTCCACCTTTGCCAAGGCAACCGATAGCAACGACAATATTAATAACTTAAGTGTTCCGAGCCAAGTAATCATTATGCGAGAGACAGACAGTATGATGTGTGACAATTTGGAGAGCATGGTCCAGTCCGAAACTAATAATCCTAGTAGCTTGCCACCGGAAAATATTAGCACCACTGCCTCATTAACGCCCGATTCCTGCACTAATCTTTTTCTTGATCTAATTAGAGTAATGCTAGGTCCACAGAAACTGATACAGAAATATGCACAGAATGACGTGGATTCCACTATCATCTGTGCTAT TTTCTGTGGACCTAGCATTACTCATCTAATTAATCCTATTCAAGATTCTTATTTTTCCGTTGAGCTCGGGTTCACAGATACCCTAATGAGCCCCGTGGGTTATTATAACCAAGGTTTCGGATATGATCAGTTTACAGAGCAAAAGACCAGTAACCCTTGGATGGACAGTGGGGAAATATCGGATAACTTCTGGAGTGCTGGGGATATCTGGATACTAAACTAA